A portion of the Limibacter armeniacum genome contains these proteins:
- a CDS encoding cell envelope integrity protein TolA has product MTIIGVILLLLGIIAFLAKPYLSEEDVMVDNRLVKKKSSPFLLMLNRKTAAALATAGLALVMLPSMFFWAEPGYQYFMVYPTGNVDAVMSQGIKWRGFASITAWQKYIDVKVVDDGDPVDDIEGIMKPIPIRFIDQVTANVKLSSRFQMPSDEESFKNLAMKFRSMDNLVQNTLIPTVREQTYNTGYMFSAQNYISGEAQSFRQTLDEQLKNGAYAVEKIEHKDTLFTDIQEEERSIKEVRTRYTVVMVEENGLPKRIPHEITENKIIVSQVIVDDVELEPIFKTRLEAQRDESAKRQIEQQKVETAKAAQTRIIAEGERDKAAERVAQEKEQVKQLISIETKLKQERTNKELAAIALETERLKSQQRKVAADAQAYENAKLVTAGLTPQEKAEWDYRKAVGVAAELSKIKYPETMIISGEDKKSGGSPLETLIGAAMAKQLLNEKKDK; this is encoded by the coding sequence ATGACCATTATTGGAGTGATTCTTTTATTGCTTGGCATCATTGCGTTTCTCGCCAAACCTTATCTCAGTGAAGAGGATGTGATGGTGGATAACAGGCTGGTAAAGAAAAAATCATCACCGTTCCTTTTGATGCTTAACCGTAAAACTGCCGCTGCATTGGCTACAGCAGGTTTGGCTTTGGTGATGTTACCTTCCATGTTTTTTTGGGCAGAACCTGGGTATCAATACTTTATGGTTTACCCAACAGGTAATGTGGATGCGGTAATGTCACAAGGTATTAAGTGGAGAGGTTTTGCCAGCATCACAGCTTGGCAGAAATACATTGATGTAAAGGTGGTTGATGATGGTGACCCTGTAGATGATATTGAGGGAATTATGAAACCAATTCCAATCAGGTTTATTGATCAGGTAACAGCCAATGTCAAGTTATCAAGCCGTTTCCAGATGCCATCGGATGAGGAGTCATTCAAGAACCTGGCGATGAAGTTCAGAAGCATGGATAACCTGGTACAGAACACGCTGATTCCTACAGTGAGGGAGCAGACGTATAATACAGGTTATATGTTCAGTGCCCAGAACTATATCTCTGGTGAGGCACAAAGCTTCCGTCAAACATTGGACGAGCAACTTAAGAATGGTGCCTATGCGGTAGAGAAAATTGAGCACAAGGATACCCTGTTCACGGATATTCAGGAAGAGGAGAGGTCGATCAAGGAAGTTCGTACCCGTTATACGGTTGTAATGGTGGAAGAAAATGGTCTCCCAAAGCGTATTCCTCATGAGATCACAGAAAACAAGATCATTGTTTCGCAGGTGATTGTGGATGATGTAGAACTGGAGCCAATTTTCAAGACTAGACTGGAAGCGCAACGTGACGAATCTGCTAAAAGACAGATTGAGCAGCAGAAAGTGGAAACGGCAAAGGCTGCCCAAACAAGGATTATTGCAGAGGGTGAACGTGACAAAGCTGCTGAAAGGGTGGCTCAGGAAAAAGAGCAGGTAAAACAGCTGATTTCCATTGAGACCAAACTGAAGCAGGAGCGTACCAACAAGGAACTGGCTGCAATTGCTCTGGAAACTGAGAGACTGAAGTCGCAGCAACGTAAAGTAGCGGCTGATGCACAGGCTTATGAAAATGCCAAGCTCGTAACAGCAGGTCTGACTCCTCAGGAAAAGGCTGAGTGGGATTACAGAAAGGCTGTTGGTGTGGCTGCTGAGCTGTCTAAAATCAAGTATCCTGAAACCATGATTATTAGTGGTGAGG
- a CDS encoding RNA 2'-phosphotransferase: MEKEKELKKISKFLSLVLRHKPEVIGVELDNNGWTSVELLIQKMNASGHPIDLEILNEVVQTNNKKRFAFNESQALIRANQGHSVQVELGYTPQQPPEKLYHGTAQTNVDSIIKSGIERRDRHHVHLSPDTETATNVGQRHGKPVVLTVLSGQMYQERFAFYLSENGVWLTDHVPAQYLQK; the protein is encoded by the coding sequence ATGGAAAAAGAAAAAGAGCTAAAGAAAATCAGCAAGTTCCTGAGCCTAGTACTCAGGCATAAACCAGAGGTTATTGGTGTAGAACTTGACAACAATGGATGGACTTCTGTTGAGTTATTGATTCAAAAAATGAATGCAAGTGGTCACCCGATAGATCTTGAAATACTGAATGAAGTTGTACAAACCAACAACAAAAAACGGTTTGCCTTTAATGAAAGCCAGGCACTTATAAGAGCCAACCAAGGTCATTCCGTTCAGGTAGAGCTTGGCTATACACCACAGCAACCACCAGAAAAACTATACCATGGTACTGCCCAAACAAATGTGGATAGCATTATAAAATCAGGGATTGAGCGAAGAGACAGGCACCATGTACACCTGAGTCCTGATACTGAAACGGCGACCAATGTTGGACAAAGACACGGCAAACCTGTCGTATTAACTGTGCTTTCAGGACAAATGTATCAGGAAAGGTTTGCGTTTTATTTGTCAGAAAATGGTGTTTGGCTAACTGACCATGTACCTGCTCAATACCTGCAAAAATAA
- a CDS encoding OmpH family outer membrane protein, with product MRKILFILTLLLSGLTTLGQTKHGYIDYDKVVQTLPEYAAELKHLETKNRQLQDSLNAMMTEYQDYLQNGIPHNVELDSTDKVSLENRIRNMGKKIQDFQQNAQVEINKDQKLVETKLKDLITKELEQYCLDKDIDCVVDKKAILHCSNCTDYTDDFVNYLNKRK from the coding sequence ATGAGAAAGATTCTCTTCATATTAACATTGTTGCTTTCCGGACTGACAACACTTGGACAAACCAAACACGGGTATATCGATTATGACAAAGTGGTTCAAACACTTCCTGAGTACGCAGCTGAACTGAAACATTTAGAGACAAAAAATAGACAACTACAGGATTCCCTCAACGCAATGATGACAGAGTATCAGGATTATTTACAAAATGGAATCCCGCACAATGTCGAACTTGACTCGACCGACAAAGTTTCTCTTGAGAATAGAATTAGAAACATGGGTAAGAAAATTCAGGACTTTCAACAAAACGCCCAAGTCGAAATTAACAAAGACCAAAAGTTAGTCGAGACCAAATTGAAAGATTTAATTACTAAAGAACTAGAACAATACTGTTTGGACAAGGACATAGATTGCGTAGTAGATAAAAAAGCAATACTGCATTGTTCGAATTGTACTGACTATACTGACGACTTTGTAAACTATTTAAATAAAAGAAAATAA
- a CDS encoding HopJ type III effector protein: protein MTLIEKIKTAPQTISFQEVIAYIDEHFAFTPTKFTNGETVNEVNQNNGSCKIFYFAKLRQLSPEQTLQLFGDYYRVDVLQNPEGTDHQNIRNFMQSGWEGIAFEGEALSAK from the coding sequence ATGACTTTGATCGAAAAAATTAAGACTGCACCACAAACTATTTCTTTTCAAGAAGTGATTGCTTATATCGATGAGCACTTTGCGTTTACGCCAACCAAGTTTACCAACGGAGAAACTGTCAATGAGGTAAACCAAAATAATGGCTCTTGCAAGATCTTTTATTTTGCAAAGCTAAGACAGCTAAGCCCTGAGCAAACACTACAACTTTTTGGAGATTACTACCGAGTAGATGTATTGCAAAATCCTGAAGGAACAGACCACCAAAATATCCGCAACTTTATGCAAAGTGGTTGGGAAGGTATCGCATTTGAAGGAGAAGCATTAAGTGCTAAATAA
- a CDS encoding transposase family protein: MDGVERLIQRPKDSEKQKMNYSGKKKRHTTKNLVITDKEGKQVLYLSETVAGSIHDKKLFDQQQFAFPKKGIKLLGDLAFKGIDLDNVTFIVPIKKHKGIELPDFMKEANRKLASIRVRVEHAICGIKRLRILKDIFRLRREGALDRVMKIGAGLHNFRSRRRRLVNT, encoded by the coding sequence GTGGATGGAGTAGAACGCCTCATACAGCGTCCAAAGGACTCGGAAAAGCAAAAGATGAACTACAGTGGAAAGAAGAAGAGACATACTACCAAGAACCTTGTCATCACCGACAAAGAGGGTAAGCAAGTGCTCTATCTTTCTGAGACTGTAGCAGGTAGTATTCATGATAAAAAGCTTTTTGATCAACAACAGTTTGCCTTTCCTAAAAAAGGTATCAAGCTACTGGGGGACTTAGCCTTCAAGGGCATTGATCTTGATAATGTTACATTCATTGTGCCTATCAAAAAACACAAAGGGATTGAGCTACCTGATTTTATGAAAGAGGCGAATAGAAAGCTGGCAAGTATAAGGGTTCGTGTTGAGCATGCTATCTGCGGGATTAAAAGGCTCAGAATCCTCAAGGATATTTTCAGGCTAAGAAGAGAAGGGGCATTAGATAGAGTGATGAAAATTGGAGCGGGTTTACATAACTTCAGATCTCGAAGGAGAAGACTTGTTAATACATAG
- a CDS encoding alpha/beta hydrolase, which yields MKLIKTISTLLTLIAFSFQLAAQVPRDSSYTIQSAYKKIKVKYPNISIPTADGKLQVITQNDLTYKRIGNREIKADIYYPTKPNTKRNGLVLVHGGGWRTGDKSMMKSIAEKLADKGYWVCVPEYRMSLEAPYPAAVYDLKDAIKWFKSRDYDLEKVAIIGFSAGGQLASLVGTTNGITHFETFTETPYNADVQAIIDVDGVLAFKHPVSKEGTMAAQWLGGTYEEKSSTWEEASALSHVNQTTPPTLFIASKHPRFLAGHLAYMEALNKHGILIKKVEMGDAPHSFWLFHPWHNATITHICNFLDKVF from the coding sequence ATGAAACTAATCAAAACAATTTCAACCCTCCTGACTTTAATTGCTTTTTCCTTCCAATTAGCGGCTCAAGTACCCAGAGACAGTAGCTATACCATACAAAGTGCTTACAAAAAAATTAAAGTAAAATACCCCAATATCTCGATACCTACAGCTGATGGTAAGCTTCAAGTTATTACCCAAAATGACCTGACCTACAAAAGAATAGGAAACCGTGAAATCAAAGCGGATATATATTACCCTACAAAACCCAATACAAAAAGGAATGGGCTTGTTTTGGTACATGGAGGAGGGTGGCGAACAGGAGATAAATCCATGATGAAATCCATTGCTGAAAAACTTGCCGACAAAGGTTATTGGGTATGCGTTCCAGAATACCGAATGTCATTGGAGGCTCCCTACCCTGCTGCTGTATATGACTTAAAGGATGCTATCAAGTGGTTTAAGTCAAGGGATTATGACCTCGAAAAAGTTGCCATTATTGGTTTCTCAGCTGGTGGACAATTAGCTTCATTGGTTGGCACTACAAACGGCATCACACATTTTGAGACGTTCACGGAAACCCCATACAACGCTGATGTACAGGCGATCATTGATGTAGATGGGGTTTTAGCATTCAAGCACCCCGTTTCAAAAGAAGGCACAATGGCTGCACAATGGCTGGGTGGAACTTATGAAGAAAAAAGCAGTACCTGGGAAGAGGCTTCTGCATTATCCCATGTAAACCAAACTACTCCTCCTACTCTTTTTATTGCCAGTAAACACCCTCGATTTCTGGCAGGACATCTTGCTTATATGGAAGCCTTGAACAAGCATGGCATTCTAATCAAAAAGGTAGAAATGGGTGATGCACCCCACTCGTTTTGGCTGTTTCACCCTTGGCATAATGCAACAATCACGCACATCTGTAATTTTCTGGATAAGGTCTTTTAA
- a CDS encoding transposase family protein translates to MKPKSISARRLQSLTSLTKEELRELEGIFSYVYVEALQQYTMKGRPRRKPLKKLDDYRNSSLQGIETKLFFILYSLKENPTQESLGLYFNISQSKVSEWLYFLGNCLLQTLNYVGELPANVMEEFRKKLKPY, encoded by the coding sequence GTGAAACCTAAATCCATAAGTGCCCGTCGCCTACAGAGTTTAACGTCCTTGACCAAGGAAGAGTTGAGAGAATTGGAAGGAATTTTCTCATATGTTTATGTTGAAGCCTTACAGCAGTATACCATGAAAGGGAGGCCTCGCAGGAAGCCTTTGAAGAAGCTGGATGATTACCGTAACAGCAGTCTCCAAGGGATAGAGACTAAACTCTTTTTTATTCTATATAGCTTGAAGGAGAATCCCACGCAAGAATCACTAGGATTGTATTTCAATATCAGTCAAAGTAAGGTAAGTGAATGGCTATATTTCCTGGGAAACTGCTTACTACAAACATTAAATTATGTAGGAGAGCTACCTGCCAATGTAATGGAAGAGTTTCGAAAAAAACTTAAGCCTTACTAG